In the genome of Lacerta agilis isolate rLacAgi1 chromosome 2, rLacAgi1.pri, whole genome shotgun sequence, one region contains:
- the CHDH gene encoding choline dehydrogenase, mitochondrial isoform X1, with the protein MSYLLKEFQKCGFACQRHRVGTLLIGKHTLKNSKAFSGQKLNTSRALSQVSAKNVDSFSYVIVGAGSAGCVLANRLTEDPHSTVKLLEAGPKDTILDSKQLLWKIHMPAALTYNLCDEKYNWYYHTTPQKHMDNRIMYWPRGRVWGGSSSLNAMVYIRGHAEDYNRWSKEGAVGWDYEFCLPYFKKAQTHELGADLYRGGNGPLHVSRGKTKNPLHRAFLDAAQQAGYAFTEDMNGFQQEGFGWMDMTIHKGQRWSTASAYLRPALPRPNLSAEDSTLVTKILFEGTKAIGIEYVKNGEKKKVFASKEVILSGGAINSPQLLMLSGVGNADDLKKLGIPVVCNLSGVGQNLQDHLEVYIQQKCTQPITLYKAQKPLQMVKIGLEWFWKCTGDAATAHLESGGFIRSQAGISHPDIQFHFLPSQVIDHGRVASQLEAYQVHVGPMRSTSVGWLKLKSTDPKEHPVLEPNYLSTERDVWEFRQCVKLSREIFAQEAFEKFRGSEIQPGSHVQSDGEIDAFIRQKADSAYHPSCTCKMGQSSDPTAVVDPQTKVIGTENLRVVDASIMPSIVSGNLNAPTIMVAEKAADIIKGLPSLQEKNVPVYKPKTLETQR; encoded by the exons ATGTCTTATTTACTCAAAGAATTTCAAAAATGTGGTTTTGCCTGCCAAAGGCATAGAGTAGGAACATTATTAATTGGAAAACATACGCTGAAAAATTCCAAAGCCTTCAGTGGACAAAAACTGAATACTTCACGAGCTTTATCTCAAGTTAGTGCCAAGAATGTGGACTCTTTCAGTTATGTAATTGTTGGAGCTGGATCTGCAGGATGTGTATTAGCCAACCGATTGACAGAAGATCCTCACAGCACTGTTAAGCTCCTGGAAGCAGGGCCAAAAGATACCATTTTGGATAGCAAGCAATTGCTGTGGAAGATCCATATGCCTGCTGCACTAACCTACAACCTATGTGATGAGAAATATAACTGGTATTACCACACAACACCACAGAAGCACATGGATAATCGAATTATGTATTGGCCCAGAGGAAGAGTGTGGGGGGGATCATCATCCCTCAATGCTATGGTGTATATTCGGGGCCATGCAGAAGATTACAACAGGTGGAGCAAAGAAGGGGCTGTTGGGTGGGATTATGAGTTTTGTTTGCCATATTTTAAGAAAGCACAGACACATGAGCTGGGTGCTGATTTGTATCGAGGTGGGAATGGCCCACTTCACGTTTCcagggggaaaacaaaaaacccccttCATCGTGCATTTTTGGATGCAGCTCAACAAGCTGGGTATGCTTTCACAGAGGATATGAATGGCTTTCAACAAGAAGGTTTTGGTTGGATGGATATGACAATACACAAAG GTCAAAGATGGAGCACAGCTAGTGCTTACCTTCGCCCTGCATTGCCGCGCCCAAACTTGTCCGCAGAAGACAGTACACTTGTTACAAAAATTTTGTTTGAAGGGACCAAAGCCATTGGCATTGAGTATGTTAAaaatggagaaaagaaaaag GTTTTTGCTAGTAAAGAAGTTATTTTAAGTGGAGGTGCCATAAATTCCCCACAGTTACTTATGCTGTCTGGAGTTGGAAATGCAGATGACCTAAAAAAATTAGGAATTCCTGTTGTCTGCAACCTTTCAG GAGTTGGCCAAAATCTTCAAGATCATTTAGAAGTGTACATACAACAGAAATGCACTCAACCTATAACATTGTATAAAGCACAAAAGCCTCTTCAGATGGTCAAGATTGGTCTTGAATGGTTCTGGAAATGTACAG GTGACGCAGCCACTGCTCATCTAGAGTCTGGGGGCTTTATCAGAAGTCAAGCTGGAATTTCTCATCCAGATATTCAGTTCCACTTCCTCCCTTCTCAGGTGATTGATCATGGACGTGTTGCTTCTCAGCTGGAAGCTTACCAA GTTCATGTTGGACCTATGCGAAGTACAAGTGTAGGATGGCTAAAGCTGAAAAGTACAGACCCAAAAGAGCATCCTGTCCTTGAGCCCAACTATTTGTCAACAG AAAGAGATGTCTGGGAATTTCGTCAGTGTGTGAAGTTATCAAGAGAGATATTTGCTCAGGAAGCCTTTGAAAAATTCCGTGGATCTGAAATTCAACCAGGAAGCCATGTTCAGTCTGATGGAGAAATAGATGCCTTCATAAGACAAAAGGCTGATAGTGCCTACCATCCTTCGTGCACTTGTAAAATGGGACAGAGTTCTGATCCCACTGCTGTGGTTGATCCCCAGACCAAAGTTATAGGGACAGAAAACCTGAGAGTTGTTGATGCCTCAATAATGCCTAGTATCGTAAGTGGAAATTTAAATGCCCCAACCATCATGGTAGCAGAGAAAGCTGCTGATATAATCAAAGGTCTGCCATCGCTTCAAGAGAAAAATGTTCCTGTATATAAACCCAAAACTTTGGAAACTCAGCGATGA
- the CHDH gene encoding choline dehydrogenase, mitochondrial isoform X2, which yields MLSGVGNADDLKKLGIPVVCNLSGVGQNLQDHLEVYIQQKCTQPITLYKAQKPLQMVKIGLEWFWKCTGDAATAHLESGGFIRSQAGISHPDIQFHFLPSQVIDHGRVASQLEAYQVHVGPMRSTSVGWLKLKSTDPKEHPVLEPNYLSTERDVWEFRQCVKLSREIFAQEAFEKFRGSEIQPGSHVQSDGEIDAFIRQKADSAYHPSCTCKMGQSSDPTAVVDPQTKVIGTENLRVVDASIMPSIVSGNLNAPTIMVAEKAADIIKGLPSLQEKNVPVYKPKTLETQR from the exons ATGCTGTCTGGAGTTGGAAATGCAGATGACCTAAAAAAATTAGGAATTCCTGTTGTCTGCAACCTTTCAG GAGTTGGCCAAAATCTTCAAGATCATTTAGAAGTGTACATACAACAGAAATGCACTCAACCTATAACATTGTATAAAGCACAAAAGCCTCTTCAGATGGTCAAGATTGGTCTTGAATGGTTCTGGAAATGTACAG GTGACGCAGCCACTGCTCATCTAGAGTCTGGGGGCTTTATCAGAAGTCAAGCTGGAATTTCTCATCCAGATATTCAGTTCCACTTCCTCCCTTCTCAGGTGATTGATCATGGACGTGTTGCTTCTCAGCTGGAAGCTTACCAA GTTCATGTTGGACCTATGCGAAGTACAAGTGTAGGATGGCTAAAGCTGAAAAGTACAGACCCAAAAGAGCATCCTGTCCTTGAGCCCAACTATTTGTCAACAG AAAGAGATGTCTGGGAATTTCGTCAGTGTGTGAAGTTATCAAGAGAGATATTTGCTCAGGAAGCCTTTGAAAAATTCCGTGGATCTGAAATTCAACCAGGAAGCCATGTTCAGTCTGATGGAGAAATAGATGCCTTCATAAGACAAAAGGCTGATAGTGCCTACCATCCTTCGTGCACTTGTAAAATGGGACAGAGTTCTGATCCCACTGCTGTGGTTGATCCCCAGACCAAAGTTATAGGGACAGAAAACCTGAGAGTTGTTGATGCCTCAATAATGCCTAGTATCGTAAGTGGAAATTTAAATGCCCCAACCATCATGGTAGCAGAGAAAGCTGCTGATATAATCAAAGGTCTGCCATCGCTTCAAGAGAAAAATGTTCCTGTATATAAACCCAAAACTTTGGAAACTCAGCGATGA
- the IL17RB gene encoding interleukin-17 receptor B, producing the protein MNAAVWLLLSAGLNLGSFEGEARPSIECYEENGPSIELLKVHPFVPSDISGLDAKIIERHGKCNFNITWILGVDASIRFLNASKICLQKEGSRSCIRCDYTERFQTQTMLSGEKWQFYYTGFPVDENNEYHIEVFNLPPPNPGQDYPKKHIKRYSPGCKDSELKYCKTCIEKGSLWDPNITVCHKKSEVVVNFTASRFCFKYVIRLHDPSGDLYDHIVATKGNDTRISEKILLTDQSNKTFKELIPRFPLCEGRCPRHSKHQEQCTKELPDVSTDFVGNYIIICCLLASLFLVVCMVAALLQYRRKYGTGRNWALAPLMQHIPATILVVYSQEVCFQHTVLAFAEFLHECCQSNVIIDAWQKLRIAEMGPVQWLATQKEIADKIIFLSPNNANPACDSTCRTTVDSHSGNSECMFKFAFNLFCSDWKNQSSLHKYMVVSFSEKNPTNSLPSPLNICPKYVLMKDIDSFCRDLSEPKI; encoded by the exons ATGAACGCGGCCGTGTGGCTGTTGCTGAGCGCGGGGCTGAACTTAGGCAGCTTTGAAGGAGAAGCTCGGCCG TCCATTGAGTGTTACGAAGAAAatg GGCCTTCTATTGAGCTGCTGAAGGTGCACCCATTTGTACCATCAGATATTTCTGGCCTCGATGCAAAGATCATTGAGAGGCATGGAAAGTGCAACTTTAATATAACCTGGATCCTTGGTGTAGACG CGAGCATTAGATTCCTGAATGCCTCCAAGATATgtttgcagaaggaaggaagtcgaAGCTGTATTAGATGTGATTACACAGAAAGGTTTCAAACCCAAACCATGCTCAGTGGTGAGAAA TGGCAGTTCTACTATACTGGGTTCCCAGtagatgaaaataatgaatacCACATTGAAGTTTTCAACCTACCGCCACCAAATCCGGGTCAAGATTATCCTAAAAAACACATAAAACGATATTCTCCAG GTTGCAAAGACAGTGAGTTAAAATACTGTAAAACTTGCATAGAGAAAG GAAGCTTATGGGACCCAAATATAACTGTATGCCACAAGAAGTCAGAAGTGGTAGTGAACTTTACAGCAAGTCGCTTTTGTTTCAAATATGTAATCCGCCTTCATGATCCATCAGGTGATCTGTATGATCATATCGTGGCTACCAag GGGAATGATACTAGAATTTCTGAAAAAATACTGCTGACTGATCAAAGCAACAAAACCTTTAAAGAG CTAATTCCTCGTTTTCCGCTGTGTGAAGGTCGTTGCCCAAGACACTCAAAGCATCAGGAGCAGTGTACTAAAGAACTTCCAGATG TCTCAACAGATTTTGTAGGCAATTACATAATTATTTGTTGCCTACTTGCTTCCTTATTTCTGGTAGTATGCATGGTTGCTGCTCTACTGCAATACAGGAGGAAGTATG GTACAGGCAGAAACTGGGCTCTTGCTCCACTAATGCAACACATACCTGCTACAATCCTTGTTGTATATTCCCAAGAAGTATGTTTTCAGCATACTGTCCTTGCTTTCGCTGAATTTCTACATGAATGCTGTCAAAGTAATGTCATTATAGATGCATGGCAAAAACTGAGAATTGCTGAAATGGGACCAGTACAGTGGCTTGCAACTCAGAAAGAAATTGCTGATAAAATTATTTTTCTCAGTCCAAACAATGCAAATCCTGCATGTGATTCGACTTGCAGAACAACTGTAGACAGCCACAGTGGGAACTCTGAATGTATGTTCAAGTTTGCATTTAACCTTTTTTGCAGTGACTGGAAAAACCAGTCTTCTCTCCATAAATACATGGTGGTTTCTTTCAGTGAAAAGAATCCAACTAACAGTCTCCCAAGTCCTTTGAATATTTGTCCAAAGTATGTCCTAATGAAGGATATTGACTCCTTTTGTAGAGACCTTTCAGAGCCCAAAATATAG